The genomic region TGTCATCTTTTCTCCACCATCCTATTTCTATGTGAGAGACAACGACCGACTCCGAGCTGACAGTTTGAAGGGCTGAATATTTCATGTTGTCTTCTGGCAGCGAGTCGAGAGCAGTACAGCTGATAAATGGGCAGCGGGACATGCTGTATGTGGTTGTTCCCTTATTGATTGGGACGAGGTTAATTGTCAATAGACATAAAGCTTTGTTGGAAACAGGACAGAAGTGCTGAATCTCCAATGAAAAGGTCTTATTGTTGCCACTACTGTACACCCTGCCGGTCAGATCGAACTCAGTCGCTTCCTTATTTTCAGAACCGCATATGCTGATAAGGAATTGCAGTTCTGGTGTATGGAATTGCTTTTGGTATCATGGAATTATCATATGCTGATGATATTGAAAAATTACATATAACTCGCTTGTTTTACAAAATGACTGAGTACTGAGTCTATACATCGTAGTAAAGTGCTTTTCAAAGTTTTTCCTAGCTCGCTagcaacacactcacacactgatggcaacACCACACAGGGGCCAGCCATCaatgtcttgcccaaggacactttgataTGTGGACAGGAAGAGGTGGGGATCGAACTGCCAACCCTGTGATCAATGGACAATCCTGCTCTGACACAATTAGGGAACCAGTGATAACATGCTGCGTGTGTTCTTTCAGGACGATAGCCTACTGTCAGTGGGTGGACAACCTGGAGGAAACTCAGAAGCTTCTGGCGATGAGCGGCCCTCTGAGTGACACGCTGAAGTGGCTCCTGGGTCACCTGAACGGCAGCATGGTGCGCAGGGAGATGTATGGCCATGGCATCGGACGCTTCTCTAAAGAGGAGGTCTACACACTGATGGAGAAAGACATGAGGACGCTGGCCACACTGCTGGGTAGGAAGAggattgtatgtgtgtgtgtgtgtggataagCATTCTTATGGCTCTTCTCTAAACCTTTGCCATTAATATGTTTTCCATTAGGACTACCACTTACCTCATGATTTATGAGCAATAACCTATGTATATAGGGGtggctttgagtggtcgaaaagactagaaaggcactatacaatacggagcatttacagtacattacaCTCATGTAATCTACAGAATAACAAGATTTTATATTTGGGATATTACTAACCATTACCCATTATTTGTTACTACAAATCCCTAGCCATTAGCAGGAAGaattcttttttgtttctaaAAGCACTGGATAGTCTCAAATTGTTCAGGTTGGTGGATTAAATGTGACAATTTTTCTGGCTGGCATAAATGGCCTAATGAAGCATTAGCATTAATGACTTATAGACTCTCACCAGTTATTTCAGAACACATATGCACAGTGACGTATCCTGGGAAGAAAAGGCAACTTTTAAAATATCAACCGATAATTAACGTGTGTCCTAGAATTATGTagcatgtaaatgtatttaatttccTTGCAGAAAACATCCCAAAGATGTATTCATGTATGTGCTTTCCATATGTGCcaatacaaaatatacagtatctgtcCCGGCATCCGTGTTTGTACTTAGTGAGCTATAGAAGGGATGAATGAGAAGAGGGAAAGTTCTGGACATCAGCCACAGGGATACAATATCAGAGTGTTCAGATGGAAACAAAGAGTCAAATGCTGGAAAGAAACGTAATTTGCATCGATCTGTTTGTGCCATTTCAACGGATGGCCACTTGTTGTAAAATGGAAGGTTTTCCTAGAGTGGAAGCATCAGTGCACTCTGCTAACACGCTGCTTCTCTTTTAATGTTTTGCTGTTTCATCCTCAAATGCCAAAGTGTGAATCTAAAATCTGCTGTTGCTGAACAGGAAGTGCAGCTCTTCCAGCTTTAAGAGGAAATCTGTTTATTTTGAAGTGTACTCTCTGAAGAAGCGGGGAAGGAGAAGATCACTGATTGAGCATAAATCATATTTAAGGCCACAAAGACTTAATATGAACTATTTGTACTTGGCCTTACTATAGTAAATCAGTTCCCCTTTGTTTCATGTACATTGGCTACGTTTCTATGACAGATTTCAATGTTGGGGGTAATGTGAGATACTTGTTGGAGGAGATCAGTCTCTTCAGAAGGAACTGAATTATTTCAATAGATTGACCTTTTCTTCTGctacaaagaaaacagacaacttcttACTAAGTAAATGAGGACATAGATGTATTGTGTAGAAGCTCAACTAATTTGAGAAAATAGAAAttatgatttgattaaaaaaactatATCCTTACATTTGTGTTATATAACTAGTTATAAGTTAACTAGTTAGCAGTTAGACAtagaaatagttagctaaagtATACGGATAAAATAGGTAGCTAAGGGAGCACAAACAGTTGAAATAATTACCTAAAATCAGTGTACAAACAGGTGAAGTAATTAGtctagctaaaagtaatgggcaatagttaacgttagctaaaatACAGTAGTTAGCTAAAAGTGATTGATACATGGATAAGAAGTGGTAGTAGTAGAAAATTTAATTGTATGAAAAAATGTTATAACAATATCCactctttgttttgttatttaactttaaCCAGTTTAAATTCCAATAAATGAGGAGTGTTTTTGATGAAGGGGTACTTAAGTTCATCTGAGCTGCCTGTGGGGGGACAAAAAAGGTTCAGATTACTTTTTTGCTCACAAATATAGGGTTGCTATTGCCAGTTAACCATCATTACTGTGTTTATTTctatgttgttttattattttagaacAATATcttaaaagataaataaaaaaaaaaaaaaagaccaataaataaaaacaaattattcaaATTACTGTTTCTTCTCTGTCATGTAGGAGATAAGAAGTACTTTATGGGCTCTAAGATGTCAACATTAGATGCTACAGTGTTTGGACTTCTAGCCCAGGCTATGTGGACTCTGCCTGGGACACGACCAGAGCAACTCATCAAAGGTCAGTGGATCAGACATGAGTGGAACAGAAGATAACAGTGAACTAAATTGattgaatgaataaattaaatccTTAAATAATCACTGTAGATAATGTTGCTTTAGTTTGAGCTTTATTATTACCCTGTTTGCAGTATATAAGCATAATTTTCAATGTCATTTCCAGTTTTCCTTGCTGGTTTGTCATacatgtatttttctgttccagccactagatggcagtgaTATTCTACTGCCATAAAGTGCTGCTGACACAGGCTTTGATTGTTGCTTTCACATCTTGCACACAGTAGGGAACACTTGGGTCTCTTATCTTTTCAGAGAGCAAAATCAGAGCTCATAATGTCCCAAATGAAGATTCTGTGTTGTCGTATTGATACATAATCTATGATGAAAGGGCTCATAGTGAAGAGATTAAACAAAATATGTCTCACAAAGTATCCCAGATGTATTGGATTCATCTGTATCAAACTCAAAATGTCAGCAAGCACCAGTGATACCTCCTGCTGGCTTTAACTGTACCTTTAAAAGCTTGTGCATGTGAACTTGCCATGTCTAATGTCTTTTACAGGAGAGTTGATCAACCTGGCCATGTTCTGCGAGCGGATGCGGAGGAGGTTCTGGCCCGAGTGGTTTGTGGAGGTGGAGGATCTTTATTATGACGGAGACAGTGAGAGCAGCAACGACGGCTCCCCTACAGGCCTGCTGGACTTTGGCCTCTTCTCCAGGACTGACACTCTGGACGGCAGCGACACCAGCAGCCAGTCTGCcggacacacgcacacacactccccgGACTCTGACCGCTCACTCTTTGACTCAGATGTGGGAACGGGATCTGACAATGACATTCATCTTAAGGAGGAGTTAATGCCTGACCTGGAGGTTTGACCTGACAATAGCTTTGATTGGCTCTCAGATTGAGACTGACAGGAGGCTGGAATTGTGTTGGTTAGCCTGAAAAATCTGGCAACCTGAACATGTTGTCAGACAACAACTCTCACAGCTGAAGAAACTATTCCAGCTCCTCCACCTCTTAATACCCCAAATGATATACCTTCCAGATGGACGGACTGGGTATTATTATGCAGAGCATACAAATGGAATCTCTTAATACACATGCTATTGTATGGTTTATCCCTTCCTGTAGTGTCAAAACTGTCCCTGTGGCAGTTTCTCTTTGCCTTATTTGTCTTGTCCCAAGATACGGAAGCTGGTGTGAAAGGTTAACACAAAGGAAACATCTCATGAAAAGTGCGGAGACGACAGAAGAGTGCTGTAGACAAGACAGGTGGCACTTCACTTGCTATGAAACGATGCAACTAATCACCACTCTGCCGTGTGTCTTAATGCACAAACCCATTTGAACGGGTGGAGATTGATCATGTGGCTAAAAGGAACAGCTGCTGTGTCTCAGCTGTTAACCATCAGTGTGCTGGAGAGGAAACACAGATGACACTGAGTGCCAGTCTATGCCCTAGATTGATCCTCATGTCATGTCCTTTATGCTACTGTATGTGGGAAGAACCTGTATCAAAACATAATGTATGTGTCATCAGACCGCAACCCCAGATGTAGGCCGATGGTATCTGGTAAGTCAGAAGGAAAATGAGCAGATATGTGCCTGTTTCATTTACCGTTTATCATCCTTATTTGCTTGCACTTTGTTGTTAATGTATAAAGCTGTAAATTGTACATTTGACCACTAGATGGAGTCAGCAGTCAGCCTTATGCGTCCTTTATTCTGTAACATCAAGGTCATTCCACCCTGAGGACCTGCAGTCTATTTAACACAGCAAATGATTTCTCCTTCAGTCCTAAACTTTAATATTGTGGTTCCCATTCATAGGTAAcctgtccgtgtgtgtgtgtgtgtgtaggtgtgtaggTGTGATGTGCGTATGCCTGCATACTTGCATACTGCAACAAATCAGCCTTAGTTCTCTCAGACTAAAGAAATTGGTGAAAATAGTCTGTGACAGTTTTTGTTGTGATATAATTTATTATCAGTGCCACTTTATTATTCTGTCTATATGATCTAATgtgtcaaatatatatattttgttaatcTATGTTTTGTTATTGCTCTCAAAGAGAGATGTTATTTTGCACTAATGGAAATTAATTTTCACCTTATTTCAATGGGAGCTTTCTGCTATAGTGATAGAGGATAGGacaaatgaatggaaaacatAAA from Micropterus dolomieu isolate WLL.071019.BEF.003 ecotype Adirondacks linkage group LG03, ASM2129224v1, whole genome shotgun sequence harbors:
- the faxcb gene encoding failed axon connections homolog isoform X1, whose amino-acid sequence is MYWAAGFASSRPCVVELGRNHSLPLGLCGSEQQQSLYGYIIAFPLQDYGGIMSALGSDSWWKKTLYITGGALLAAAAYLLHELLAIRKEHELDSKDAIILHQFSRPKNGVPSLSPFCLKIETYLRMVDLPYQNYFDGKLSPQGKMPWMEYNHEQVSGSEFIVDFLEEKLGVNLNKNLTPQEIAVSRAVTKMVEEHLYWTIAYCQWVDNLEETQKLLAMSGPLSDTLKWLLGHLNGSMVRREMYGHGIGRFSKEEVYTLMEKDMRTLATLLGDKKYFMGSKMSTLDATVFGLLAQAMWTLPGTRPEQLIKGELINLAMFCERMRRRFWPEWFVEVEDLYYDGDSESSNDGSPTGLLDFGLFSRTDTLDGSDTSSQSAGHTHTHSPDSDRSLFDSDVGTGSDNDIHLKEELMPDLEV
- the faxcb gene encoding failed axon connections homolog isoform X2 → MVNLLSACPTNGLKNHPVDLPVEMNIFLHFRSCSRDYGGIMSALGSDSWWKKTLYITGGALLAAAAYLLHELLAIRKEHELDSKDAIILHQFSRPKNGVPSLSPFCLKIETYLRMVDLPYQNYFDGKLSPQGKMPWMEYNHEQVSGSEFIVDFLEEKLGVNLNKNLTPQEIAVSRAVTKMVEEHLYWTIAYCQWVDNLEETQKLLAMSGPLSDTLKWLLGHLNGSMVRREMYGHGIGRFSKEEVYTLMEKDMRTLATLLGDKKYFMGSKMSTLDATVFGLLAQAMWTLPGTRPEQLIKGELINLAMFCERMRRRFWPEWFVEVEDLYYDGDSESSNDGSPTGLLDFGLFSRTDTLDGSDTSSQSAGHTHTHSPDSDRSLFDSDVGTGSDNDIHLKEELMPDLEV